The Geotrypetes seraphini chromosome 2, aGeoSer1.1, whole genome shotgun sequence genome contains the following window.
ACTTCAAAAACTGTTTAAATTTGAAAGCTTGGCCTATCAGTACCTCTGGGCCCCTTTGTTTCACTCAACTAAATGGGTACGACACATTTATCCTATTAAAGGGTCTGAATTGTCAAATAAAAAGATTTACCTGGCTGAAGCTTGATTTTATTAGGGTAGCCTTACCACTTTTCTTTCAAATAGTAGCAATTCAGTTGAGGTTATTGTAAATAACTTCAATTTTTTTAACCTGCTTATTACTTCTCTACTTCAGATTTTGGTTTTTAGAAAAGGAAAGTGACACCCTACATAAAAAAACCCAGCCCACAACTGTCCTTAATAAACTAACCCTTTTTTCTGCTGGCCACTGATATCACTATTTTTATTTGGAACAAAGATTCAATTTCTTGCAACTTTTATTCGATTAAAGTGGTCTTGTCTTCAATTTTACTCCATCAGTTAATCaacttttgagaatttaaatcttATTTCTGGTTTTCCACAAGTAATTTATCTTAACTAGACTGTAAACTCCATGGAGAAAAAGCCCTCTCTTATGTGTACTGGTACAATGCTGCCTACAAACTTGTAGTGCTATATAAATGTAGTAGTAAACCTTGTTATTATCACCCCCTTGGGATTACATGTTTTCAACTGAGGAGTACAAGCTTTCTTGAAAAGTTAAGCTTTACAGTAGAAAGCCTGTATATGAAAGGTCCCTCACAATCTGCAGCAGATTGAGGGCAGATTCTATGTTAAGGTACATGATTTGAAAAGCTActtcataaaatagaaaaacaataAATGTTTCACATTCACTATTGAAACAACATTTTGCAGTTATTAAAATTTGCATTGGTTACCACCAACTAAGTTCACTGGGCCACCCTTTAATTATGTTCCTATTTTATTAACTGGGGCAaggtattttttgttttttttataagcaAAATACTTACATTCAGTACACATATTAAATTAACATACAAGCCTTAATTTCAAAATAatgttttccctttcttttcatcCTCCCAGGCGGTTAAGTGCATAAAAACTATCACTAGTTCAGCAAAAAAACAGTACTTTACAGCTCATCATGATCATGACTGCTTTCACTTTCACCAGAAAATGCTAATATTTTTGATGAgttaacctttaaaaaaaaaacggaACTTGATGTGCAGTATAAAGCATATAAACCATTTTCAGAAATTCTTATTGTCGCTTGGATATTAATAGTGTTTATATGAAAATGTTTAAAAGGGACAAGTTGTGGCAAATTATTCATTTGCAAAAATCACAGAAAACTAGAGTCATTATATGCAATACAGTGTCTCAAAGCCTTCAAAAGTCACACTGACTTTTCAGGACTTCTGATATTCACAGTCTTATCAAGCTATACTTCAAATGTGAGCACAACAAAGCTTGTGACCAAATCCATGGATTTCTGATAATCATATAAATCCACTGGATGAAACATCTGGGTAAGATCTGGTATCTGTTGGATGATATAGATGAGATGGTTGAAGATGAGGTGCACTTTGAGTGCTCGTTATATCACGAATCTGTGATAGATAATCTTCATTTATACTTCCATGAAGACCACTTCTgaactgttgaaaaaaaaaaaaagaagagtagtTTGGTATTTCTTTGCTACTTTTGAAACACTCCTGGTAGAATTTGGAATGATGATCCCTAACTATTGACACAATTCTGGAAAGTTGTACTTAGTTGAAGGAGCTAAGCAACTACTAGAAGAACAAGGAAGATGAATACATTGGCTGATGTTACAGGTGTATAATGACCATTCATGCAAATCCATGCCTCGAAAAGTGCTAGGATCTTATTATAGACAAACTTGCTATATATAATCTCAAAGCATAAATTCTTAATGACTGGAGAAAACAGATGATAATGTAAGAAAGAGTGTGCTAGTCTTTTTTATACCTTATTACTTTTATTTTAGTGCACATTTTGTGTGCTCAGTTTACTTCCAAGGTAAAATGGACTTCCTGCACAAAAAAGTGCATTACAATGAAAGTAAAAAATGAATTTTATTATACTTTCCATGCAAACTGTTTACCGTAGACTCTCAActatccggcacccatggggattagtggatgctggataactgtttttctggttgcttgagagttactgtaaaaaaacaaaacaaaactgtagcAGTAGGCAGCTATTCCTGacaacacccctccctccagctcccgaTGTAGCAGAGCCGGacctgacaacccccctccctctctctgggCCCGGGGCACCAGCAGCAGCCAATCCTaacaacacccccctccctccttcgggCCCAAAGCAGCAGTGTCAGCCAACTATGGTTTCTGTTGGATGATGTAGATGAGATGGCTGAAGATGAGGGAGCCAGTGAACAGAAGTATCAGGAGAGCAGAAGAAGCGCCATAAACAGACTGCTTCTGACTTAAAGAGACCTGGAGAACAGACTGTCCaaacctattttttaaaaatcatgaaTCAATGTCCAAACGATGAGATCAAAACATATAAAGAGAACTTCACGTTATACTGCTAAACATAAGCATACAACACCATAACACTTTACCTTATTTAATTGTGGCTGCTGATCTGACACCAGAGGATCATATTGTGCTTGATTCATGCAGACAGACTGAGGTTCTGGCATATACTGATACATAGAAACAGCACCTGTATAGCAGGACTGAGGTGTCTGCATATCTGGATGTGAGTTAACACCACATGGTTGATTCACAGGGACCTCTTGTAAACAATTTATAAAATCTTCCAAACTGGAAGGTTCAGGGTATTTTGATTTTACAGCAGCACTTCCTACATGAAAGTCCATCTGTGTATGGTTAGAAACTGGCATCACCATTGTAGAAGGTGACTGGTAAAGCGTACATTTCTTTTGGTGTATATAAGGAGCAGTATTGCCTTCTGGACTAAATGATAGTTCTTGAGTGGTTGTATGCAAACCTGAGAGATTATGTTCCTCAGGCTGTGGCTGTTGGTAAGTAAGTGGCATAACACTGAAGGTATTCCAGTTTCCAAGCATACCATTTACTTGCATGTGACTCATTTTTTGACAGAGTTGCTGTGGCACCACTCGATTAGGACAGTTCTGATCAAGTTGCTGCTGTTCTAAAAGTTGTGCTATACAGTTTGAGTCTTGCACAGTGGGTTGCTGCTGAAGGACATTGGAATACATGCATTCTGATCTATTATTTAAGAAATCCTGTACATATGTAAAAATTTCTTCTGCTACATCAATGTCTCCAATATCTGGATAATCCAATTCATTCCTGAAAAATCCCTCATCTTGATGAATAAGTTCAATGTCTTCAAAGTCAATGCCCAGACTTCTCATGATGTTGGACAATTCATTATTTTTGTTGTCTACAAGAAGTCCTGCATTATCCTGCTGAATAGATAGATTGGTATCTAAAGGAACCTCTGTTTCTTCCTGTTTCATGGCATTATTACCCAGGGCTGGCAGATTATCTTGCAAATTAGTGGAAATCATATTGATTTGTTCATTCCTGGTCTCATTAAAAAAGTTCTCAAAGGAAAACTTATTTGGTGCTGGAGGACAAATATACACTGACTCATTCTGCTTCAACATGGCACCCAGAAGGGAACTTGGATCTATAGAGCTTTGACCTTGTGTTGCTTTTGTTGTAGCTCCTTTCCCCTTTGTTTGTGAAGATACCATCAAGCCAGCTATAGGAAACGCTACCTCATACAACACAGCTTCACCAGTGGTAAACATAAAGGGAAGTTGCATGCTTCGCTTCCTCAAATTTTCAGCACCTTCTTCTTCtctgcaaatattaaaaaatcaattGATCAAGGGTGATGCAAaattagaacataacataaaattttatttctatcttgcaATACCTTGTAGTTCAATGCGAATAAacaaaatggaagattaggtttatacctttgataatcttctttctgctagtccctggaggatttcatatgctaggtgttcaatcccaacccacagtccaggtgttgcagaaatccacatcttttttgaacacatgctccacccccccAAAACTGACAGTTGGAAAACAACCTTGGTTCAGTCCCAAAGCCCAAGCACATACCTGCAAATCCAGGTCAAGGGGGTACGGGGGAAAATCCCCATCAACACAATCAAACTGgcttgctctgcaaaatattaacaaatgagaaacaagaacaaaggcaactcagaaaaacattgaggaacaatgcagTACTAACTGTGTGCAGCGAGCACCCCAAGAAAAGCCTTCAGTAATGTGCATATTCACATGTgtgaaactccccacaggatctgcTAACTGGTTGGAAAAACTTCAAACCTGTAATGAAAGTGACCGAGGAAGAAAGGAGCAGGCTACTCCAACAACTGAATGAAGACAGAGAGGGTGGAtcgtatggaatcctccagggactaacagaaagaagattattgaaggcataaacctaatcttccatcctgttacgtcccttccggattccatacgctaggtgatgtaccaaagccatggtagctatggagggacagaagagcctgtccTCAAACCCAAGGTCCCGAAAAAAGGATGTACTGCCACAACAACTCAGTAAAACCAggcaaaagtatgaagagaggaccaagaaaccaccctgcaaatttcatcaggatgaattGAATGAGATGCCCCTCCACGACGCAGCCACACTTCTCTTCAAATGTTGCAAATGAGATCGGCAGCTGCTTGCCACGGGTGACGGAAGTCACAGAAATAGACATTCTATTCTATCAAATGATCGATGGATGCCGGCCTACCATGGTGAGGCACAGCagtgagaacaaaaaggtgatcatATAGCCTGAACTCaattgtcctttccaaataaaggaGCAAGACCCTCTGGACATCCAAATTGCAGAAGATCTGATCTATGTACTCTGAACCTGTCAGATGAAATGCTGGCAACTTAACCTCCTGATTGTCCTGGAAAACTGAGACCACCTGTGTCAAGAAGGAAGGTATAGTACAGAGAAAAACACCTGCGTCCGAAACAcagagaaagggttccctgcatgaAAGAACAGAAACTCCAAAATAATGTACACCATGCTGAGACAACGATAACCAGAAAAACCAACTTCAAAGGGGGCCTCACCAAGGCCCTGTaaaacaatgttaagattccatgaaggAAAAGGAAGATGCAAAGGAGGATGCAGACAAAGCGGCCCCCCTCATACACCTGGTCACATCTGAAAGAACAGTAAGCGAACTAGCGCCTCGGCGTGCTTGGCAACTTGAACATTTCAGGAAGGCCACTGCCAGACTTGTCTAAACCCTCCAGAAGGAAAGCCAGGACTACCTAACTGGGAGCCTTCATAGGCTCCACCTGATTCCTAGCACTCCACTGTGAGAAAGCCTACCAGGTTTAGGCAGAAGAAACCATAGTAGAGAGAACTTTGAGTGCAAAAGAGTCGAGAAAACTACCTCCAAATAACCGCTCATCATAAAGActgagtgctcaagagccatgccataagaccaaaacaCCGAGGGTTCTCCATGGACTCCAGTCTCTGACTGAGAAGATGTAGAAAAAAAGGGAGCCGGAGCCTCTCATCCTGCTACAGATGTATGAGAACCACATACCATGGGTGGTGAGGCCACGGAAGGAACATCATACAGGAACTCGTGAGCCAGCCAGAGCCAAACCAAGGCATCCGGCCATAGCTTCCGCGCAGTTCAAAAGGCGCCCGGTCTTCGAGATCTATGCCGAAGCCAACCCTCTGGGGCAAACCCCAGCTCTTGTAAGAGCAGACGGAACGACTCCTGTGAGAGGAACCATGCTCCTGAGAAAAGAAACTATCGGCTGAGGAAGACTACCAGAACATAGTAGACTCCAGTCTCTTGGGTGCTGAGAAAGACAGAAGCAGCTCTTCTGCTCACAACAACGCCACCAAGCTTTCTGGTCCAAGAGAGAGAGCACTAGAGCTCCCTCATGAAGTACATTTGCCACCACCGTGGCATCGAAGAAACTTGCACCACTGGTCTTTTTGAAAGGGCTGGAGAACGAATACGCCATCCAAATTTCCCAAAACTCCAGACTATAGGTCAACCAACATTGTGGACCAGGAGTCCACTACTCCTGAATGGAGTGGACCCCGCAATAAGCTCCcaacccaacaggctggcatccataCGAACAGTTATCCATTCTGAAATCCAAAGAAGCTAGCCCTGGCCGAGAGATACTCCCTGAGGCAACCAGCTCAAATTGCTGTCAGCTGGCTCCATCCAGAAGAGCGGCCTCTGAAGAGGGAAAAATCTTAGCAGAGATCACTAAGATAGGAGGGATTCCTGTCAAGGGCGCATGGGTGCTCTGACCCAGGGGATCGCCTCCAAGAAGGCTACTAGAGACCAATAACCTGCAGATAAAACTAGGccgagagagctggacagtccaAGAGAATTCTATCTGTTGAAGGATCTATCTACTTGCCCTGGGACTGGGAAGACACTAAGTGTCTCTTCCTGAACTTGCCAACACCTGCAGAGACACTACTGTCCTCACCGTACCTTCGTATACCTGATACAGAGCCTGGAGCACCCACTGTCCTAGGAAGGGTGGATGTAGACCCTCTGCTGGCGGAAAGCCGCCTCAACTACAATCACTTTGATAAAAGTGCAGGAGCCGTCACAAGGCCAAGGGGCAGAGCTGTGAACTGAAAATGcagttgcagaacatggaaacacaGAAACCTGTGATGCTCTGGGCAGAATGAAATATGGATATAAACCTCTAGGAGATCCAAAGATACTGGAAACTCCATTGTCCATTCAGAAAAAGGGAATTCACAAGAAGTGGGTGATCGACTATAGAACCAGAATATGTCTCCAATTCTCCAAGCCTTTTTGGCACGAGGAAGAATTAGTATCTGCCTAAGCCTCCACTCAAGGACTGGAACAGGGTCCAGCTTCCCAAAGACTAAGAGGTGCTGCAGAATATTGCAGACCATGGACTCTGTTGCCATTGACTTGCCAGAGTCCAGAAACCAAGCTGGAGGCAGGCACAGGAGGACTAATCAGTGTCCAACAAAAGTTCACTCCTGACAAAACAGTAGAAGACTGCCTGCGAGTTCGGAAGCCACACTTGTTCCAAGCGACATCGgcactttcttcttttttttgtgtgtgtttgaggCATAGCCACTGTAAAAGAACCTGAGGACTCCTGGAACTGGAACCGGGGTAACTTAATTGTAGCCCTGGGAATGACTAGGAGGAAAAACCTGAGTAGCCCTGATGACACCTGTGGGAAGAATGAAGAGAACGATGATCCCTTCCTGACGTCCAGTGAAACTGATTCACAGGGAGCAACATAGGGCGGCGTTCACAACACCTGAgtagaggtcatccagacctaTAACAACAAGAATCTGGCCCTTGAAAGGATGGCCGCTTAAGGGGATCCTTGAGGCAGCATCCTCATCCAAAGACAGTCCAAAGAGTTCAGTTCAGTACATTTTCTGCTAGTACAAAGTCTAAGGACTTGCATCAGCGGAGGACAGGCATGCATTTCCATAGAGGAGGCAGGATGCTATAACAGTCATATGTCATAAAGGAAGTGGCCACCACCATTCGGCTACCTGAGAATGctagaaataaatatttttaacatTACCTCCTGCGATCCTGAGAGTCCTGAAACTTCACTAcccatcactagggagggctgTGTGCTGGAAAATCTGCGCCACAACGGAATCTACTTCAGGCTATTCAAACCTGCCAAAAAGCAGGATTCAGGTGTAGACATAGCTGTAGCAGATCGGAAAGAGCTTTCTGGGGATCACATCTGAAATCAGACCCAGGAGCAGTGGACAGAATGGAAAAGTCACAGAACGATCCAGGACCGAAGCCTGGAAGGTGGAAAATTcaaatggagctctttcagaacatcagctGTAAAGAGGCAGACATCCATCCAATGAAAATATGAAGAGATTCAGCACCTCCAAGTTTGAACACTCAGGGCGGCCGGGGAGACCAGTCTCAGCAAAGGCATCAGCCGGATCCAAATTAAATACAGTAGCAGAAGACAGAAGAAACAAAATCTGCATGTCAACAACTGCAATCGAGGTCTGGCATGGCCAGACATGAGAGCTCCTGAAAAGGAAGATTCGCCACACATGCCATAGACCAAAAAAGCCCTGCCGTGCCCGTCGGCTGCATCAAACGAGCAGGGGCTGAGGATAAACCGTTCAGAGGAGCTGAATAAAATCTGGTAATAAGGCCCATTCTGAAACCATGGCAGGGCTCTGTTAAGGTACATATGTTGCGTCAAAACAGTCCCCAGACTCGGAATGCAGGTGTGTGTACTGTGCCAGACTGCAGAACGGCCACTGGGCAAGATTTTCTTTGGAACGCATGGACCCAGGCTGGCTTCCCAGCCCAAGAGGACATGGAGGAAGTAAAGTCTGAAGCTCCAGCCCCCTCTCCCAGTGTGTTATTGCACGTGGTATGCAATCGCTGATCCGGCACTCATCCAGCACAATCAATGTTCACATTCAATAGATTAGGGGCTAGGGAGTCCATCCCAATTGAATTTGAGTAAAATCAAGAGatttttgaggcagaaatcaaagttagaaaaaaagataagttttaaaatccaagatggccgctgtcataaatttgcaccaaaaacaaaccccctcaaaaacagCGATTTGGAGTCTGGGGCAGTgagggacctgaaccctacccacaGAAACTATGAAAAGCAAAGTTTAAATCGATCCACAAGCCACCCCCGaaattcccataggaaataatggaggtactcACAGTTTCTGTAGTGCCTTTGTCTGTCAGTGTTTTTAAAGCAGCTGAGTGGAGAaaaaaggactttctgcctcagaaacagctccaaatgcATCAGAAGtgaagatctttggactgccagccaGCAAGAGACTGACTTCAACTTCTACCCCCACAGTTCCTCTGCCACATGGTAGGGGACAGGAAAGGCAGCCTGCGCCTTGAAACCCGGGTGGGTTTTTGTCCAGATGCACAGAGCCTGTACTAGAAACCTGTGACAGAGTCACCAGCCAGCAGACTTCCACGGGAAAGGACCCTGGCACTTGAAGATGGTGgcatacagcaggctggctccacagatccaccagagtttctgtgaagctgcagtccggCTCTGCAGGACTGCGTCCTTTTCTCTGACAGGGGACCATTGGAAAGGGGGtcttcaaggcactgaagccaccaaaaaATGAACTTTTAagcgaaaaaataagaaacagaagcagagcaacagcaaaagacttctgctctgactgcttgcagaaattgaaattgAACTAAGGTTGTTTGCTCTCACCCTAGGCCCTAGGGGGGTGGAGCATATGTTCAGAAAAGATatggatttctgcaacacccagactgcgggttgggattgaatacTTAACATATGGAATCCGGAAGAGCGTAACAGAATAAACTGTTCAAATGCAGCGAATTACAAGTATAATACATGATTAATAAATCAACAATCATAAATGAATATTTAAATGCTATGGGGCTCTTATAATCAAAAtgtaaacacatctaaaaacccacctaagttggcacttggacaaagttttggtcgagaatgtggtataaagataaacaTAGTgtcagtctggatgatcaaatgcctAGACATACAGAGAGACgattaatgaaaaaaaatattttagacatactttttgagaatggacatttttccactgctgactttgggcaactagcgccctacatccaaatgaggaaagactaaaatggttagggctcttcagcttggaaaagaaatggctgagggagatatgagtggagtagaaaggagtagaacaggtataagtggattgatttttcactccatcaaaaattacagactaaggAATACTCGATGAAgtgacagggaaatactcttttaaactaataggaggatattttttttcacacagagaatggttaagctctggaacgcattgccagaagatgtggtaagagcagatagcatagctgattttaagaaaggtttggacaagttcctggaggaaaagtccatagtccgttaatgagaaagacacaggggaagccactgcttgccctggatcggtagcatggaatattgctgctccttgagttttggccaccgtgagaacgcgctactgggcttgatggaattggtctgacccaggtaaggctattcttatgttcttagacgtttcttttgattatggccctccacaCATCTAAACATTTCTTAAACAAGTAGGTTTTAAGCAGTTTCTAAAATGAAGACAAGATGTAGAATTtaataaaatacagtggtaccttggattacgagcataatccgttccaggagcatgcttgtaatccaaaacgctcttttatcaaagcaaagttccccatagaaaatagtggcaacaccgatgattcgttccagaacccaggGTCTGTGcttgtcgggtgccgggtgctgcagtgcCGTCTCCTCCGTCTACCACCTCTGTCcgtcatctgaagaagaaccccacagtgccgcttcggggggggatGCATCTAATATACGCCAGCCACCGGAGAACCTtgcagtgccgcttcagaggaatgcctcctccatccgccggccagccctcaaCGTCGGATGCCCCCgtatgctggagagcccccactcGAGCTCACGCAGCTGAGCGCCGCCCCACCTGCACGCCGTCATGACatgcacaacgccgatgattgacacTG
Protein-coding sequences here:
- the AHR gene encoding aryl hydrocarbon receptor isoform X2; the encoded protein is MNTNIIYASRKRRKPVQKAVKPFPVEGTKSNPSKRHRDRLNTELDRLAGLLPFSQDVISRLDKLSVLRLSVSYLRAKGFFEVALKSSTLDGNSTHDNHRKSKPGEILHLQEGELLLQALNGFVLVVTTEGLVFYVSSTIQDYLGFQQSDVIHQSVYELIHTEDRAEFQRQLHWALNPSQNTDPEQISQDDDVSKAIPYYNPNQLPPENSSFMERNFICRLRCLLDNSSGFLAMNFQGRLKFLHGQNKKGNDGSVIPPQLALFALASPLQSPSILEIRTKNFIFRTKHKLDFTPMGCDAKGKLVLGYTDIELCMRGTGYQFIHAADMLYCAENHVRMIKTGESGMTIFRLLTKENGWTWVQANARLIYKNGRPDYIIATQRPLSEEEGAENLRKRSMQLPFMFTTGEAVLYEVAFPIAGLMVSSQTKGKGATTKATQGQSSIDPSSLLGAMLKQNESVYICPPAPNKFSFENFFNETRNEQINMISTNLQDNLPALGNNAMKQEETEVPLDTNLSIQQDNAGLLVDNKNNELSNIMRSLGIDFEDIELIHQDEGFFRNELDYPDIGDIDVAEEIFTYVQDFLNNRSECMYSNVLQQQPTVQDSNCIAQLLEQQQLDQNCPNRVVPQQLCQKMSHMQVNGMLGNWNTFSVMPLTYQQPQPEEHNLSGLHTTTQELSFSPEGNTAPYIHQKKCTLYQSPSTMVMPVSNHTQMDFHVGSAAVKSKYPEPSSLEDFINCLQEVPVNQPCGVNSHPDMQTPQSCYTGAVSMYQYMPEPQSVCMNQAQYDPLVSDQQPQLNKFRSGLHGSINEDYLSQIRDITSTQSAPHLQPSHLYHPTDTRSYPDVSSSGFI
- the AHR gene encoding aryl hydrocarbon receptor isoform X3 is translated as MQVASGESLFKKLALKSSTLDGNSTHDNHRKSKPGEILHLQEGELLLQALNGFVLVVTTEGLVFYVSSTIQDYLGFQQSDVIHQSVYELIHTEDRAEFQRQLHWALNPSQNTDPEQISQGDDDVSKAIPYYNPNQLPPENSSFMERNFICRLRCLLDNSSGFLAMNFQGRLKFLHGQNKKGNDGSVIPPQLALFALASPLQSPSILEIRTKNFIFRTKHKLDFTPMGCDAKGKLVLGYTDIELCMRGTGYQFIHAADMLYCAENHVRMIKTGESGMTIFRLLTKENGWTWVQANARLIYKNGRPDYIIATQRPLSEEEGAENLRKRSMQLPFMFTTGEAVLYEVAFPIAGLMVSSQTKGKGATTKATQGQSSIDPSSLLGAMLKQNESVYICPPAPNKFSFENFFNETRNEQINMISTNLQDNLPALGNNAMKQEETEVPLDTNLSIQQDNAGLLVDNKNNELSNIMRSLGIDFEDIELIHQDEGFFRNELDYPDIGDIDVAEEIFTYVQDFLNNRSECMYSNVLQQQPTVQDSNCIAQLLEQQQLDQNCPNRVVPQQLCQKMSHMQVNGMLGNWNTFSVMPLTYQQPQPEEHNLSGLHTTTQELSFSPEGNTAPYIHQKKCTLYQSPSTMVMPVSNHTQMDFHVGSAAVKSKYPEPSSLEDFINCLQEVPVNQPCGVNSHPDMQTPQSCYTGAVSMYQYMPEPQSVCMNQAQYDPLVSDQQPQLNKFRSGLHGSINEDYLSQIRDITSTQSAPHLQPSHLYHPTDTRSYPDVSSSGFI
- the AHR gene encoding aryl hydrocarbon receptor isoform X1; amino-acid sequence: MNTNIIYASRKRRKPVQKAVKPFPVEGTKSNPSKRHRDRLNTELDRLAGLLPFSQDVISRLDKLSVLRLSVSYLRAKGFFEVALKSSTLDGNSTHDNHRKSKPGEILHLQEGELLLQALNGFVLVVTTEGLVFYVSSTIQDYLGFQQSDVIHQSVYELIHTEDRAEFQRQLHWALNPSQNTDPEQISQGDDDVSKAIPYYNPNQLPPENSSFMERNFICRLRCLLDNSSGFLAMNFQGRLKFLHGQNKKGNDGSVIPPQLALFALASPLQSPSILEIRTKNFIFRTKHKLDFTPMGCDAKGKLVLGYTDIELCMRGTGYQFIHAADMLYCAENHVRMIKTGESGMTIFRLLTKENGWTWVQANARLIYKNGRPDYIIATQRPLSEEEGAENLRKRSMQLPFMFTTGEAVLYEVAFPIAGLMVSSQTKGKGATTKATQGQSSIDPSSLLGAMLKQNESVYICPPAPNKFSFENFFNETRNEQINMISTNLQDNLPALGNNAMKQEETEVPLDTNLSIQQDNAGLLVDNKNNELSNIMRSLGIDFEDIELIHQDEGFFRNELDYPDIGDIDVAEEIFTYVQDFLNNRSECMYSNVLQQQPTVQDSNCIAQLLEQQQLDQNCPNRVVPQQLCQKMSHMQVNGMLGNWNTFSVMPLTYQQPQPEEHNLSGLHTTTQELSFSPEGNTAPYIHQKKCTLYQSPSTMVMPVSNHTQMDFHVGSAAVKSKYPEPSSLEDFINCLQEVPVNQPCGVNSHPDMQTPQSCYTGAVSMYQYMPEPQSVCMNQAQYDPLVSDQQPQLNKFRSGLHGSINEDYLSQIRDITSTQSAPHLQPSHLYHPTDTRSYPDVSSSGFI